From a region of the Alnus glutinosa chromosome 1, dhAlnGlut1.1, whole genome shotgun sequence genome:
- the LOC133859110 gene encoding protein FAR-RED IMPAIRED RESPONSE 1-like: MDPQNDVNEIVANDQLNDGVDNCRSKAKLIDGDKVVEEPKSGMLFGSIEEVVDYYRNYGKQAGFGVTQKKKKKYENGDVHYISLTCARGGKASSSSSNNLCKASKTSKTGCQATLNATLVDTSWYVTNVNLGHNHDLSPGKARYFRCNKKLDPTTKRKLDIDDRAGIRTNKIYNALAVEAGGYENLTFGERECRNYIANSRRLRLGTGGAAALRDYFNRMRKVNDDFYFDIDVDDECRLRNVFWADARRAALISSEDTESFVWLFEAWLKCMKGRAPRAIITDQDRAMKNAIKKVFPNARHRFCLWHILKKLPEKFGSHSQYYAIKSAIRNCVYNSHTCDEFDACWQSMLECYNLEENAWLRGLYSERTFWVPTYLNDVFWAGMTTTQRSESMNAFFDGYVQSSTSLKEFVDQYDNALCRKVEVENVADFDSFNTTISCVSHWPFEKQFQEIYTHAKFREVQKEISSIMYCGSSLLKSECGIRTYQVIEQVEINESYRKKIVFNVCYNDPVCEVNCSCRLFESRGILCKHAISVLTAFEDVDLLPEKYFLNRWRKDLKRPYKLIKSSYDPLSGNPTADRYAELSNNVLKLAAIAAPNVDHCMELQKYVDMLIKKFSGPSCEQSQPSQSLPSAKDLPSAPMIDNGAMDCMEVEVCSPLVARTKGARPSIRKVYVVEKVVRKKSSKGGNKKQSNANPEQRRKRKKTCQRSLVDELDTSEDPLLFSTDVQHDQVIETQHSVLTQELLVTWALICL; the protein is encoded by the exons atggaccctcaaaatg atgTAAATGAAATTGTTGCTAATGACCAATTGAATGATGGTGTGGATAATTGTCGGTCCAAGGCCAAGCTCATAGATGGAGATAAAGTTGTTGAGGAGCCTAAGAGCGGTATGCTATTTGGCTCCATAGAGGAAGTCGTTGACTATTATAGGAATTATGGAAAGCAAGCGGGCTTTGGTGTgacacaaaagaagaagaaaaagtatgaaaatggaGATGTACACTACATCAGTCTGACATGTGCTCGCGGAGGCAAAGCATCATCCAGTTCAAGTAACAACCTGTGCAAGGCTAGCAAAACAAGCAAAACGGGGTGTCAGGCTACTTTGAATGCAACGTTAGTGGATACATCGTGGTATGTGACAAATGTAAATCTAGGGCATAATCACGACTTAAGCCCAGGTAAAGCGAGATACTTTCGGTGCAACAAGAAGTTGGATCCTACTACGAAGAGAAAGCTTGATATAGATGATAGAGCTGGAATCCGCACCAATAAAATTTATAACGCACTAGCCGTTGAAGCGGGGGGTTATGAGAATCTtacatttggagagagagagtgtcgcAATTATATTGCGAACTCAAGACGCCTTCGCCTTGGTACAGGAGGTGCCGCAGCACTTCGTGACTATTTCAATAgaatgcggaaagtaaatgatgatttttattttgatatagaTGTGGATGATGAGTGTAGGCTGAGAAAtgttttttgggctgatgcacgaa GGGCGGCATTAATTTCAAGTGAGGATACGGagtcatttgtttggttgtttgaggcaTGGTTGAAATGCATGAAGGGCCGTGCGCCAAGGGCAATTATTACAGATCAAGATAGGgccatgaaaaatgctattaaGAAGGTGTTTCCGAATGCTCGtcatagattttgtttatggcataTACTGAAAAAACTTCCGGAAAAGTTTGGATCACATTCACAATACTATGCCATTAAGAGTGCCATAAGAAATTGTGTGTATAATTCTCATACATGTGACGAGTTTGATGCATGTTGGCAGAGTATGCTTGAGTGTTATAATCTAGAGGAGAATGCATGGCTGCGTGGTTTATACAGTGAAAGGACTTTTTGGGTaccaacatatttgaatgatgTATTTTGGGCCGGCATGACTACCACACAACGTAGTGAGAGTATGAATGCcttttttgatggttatgtgcaATCGTCCACCTCATTGAAGGAATTTGTGGATCAATACGATAACGCTTTGTGCAGGAAGGTTGAGGTTgagaatgttgctgatttcgATTCCTTCAATACCACCATTTCATGTGTGAGCCATTGGCCCTTTGAGAAGCAATTCCAAGAAATTTACACCCATGCAAAGTTTAGAGAAGTTCAGAAGGAGATTTCATCGATTATGTATTGTGGTTCTTctcttttaaaaagtgaatgtGGAATTCGTACCTATCAGGTGATCGAACAGGTAGAAATTAATGAATCCTATAggaaaaaaatcgtttttaatGTTTGCTACAATGACCCTGTATGTGAAGTGAATTGTAGTTGCCGTTTGTTTGAATCAAGAGGAATTTTGTGCAAACATGCCATATCCGTGTTGACTGCATTTGAAGATGTGGATTTGTTGCCCGAAAAGTATTTTCTAAATCGATGGAGGAAGGATTTGAAGCGGCCATATAAGTTAATCAAGAGTAGTTATGATCCTTTGAGTGGCAACCCTACTGCAGATCGATATGCTGAACTGAGCAACAATGTGCTGAAGTTGGCCGCTATTGCAGCACCAAACGTGGACCATTGCATGGAATTGCAAAAGTATGTTGATAtgctaattaagaaatttaGCGGTCCAAGCTGTGAACAAAGTCAACCTTCCCAATCACTCCCAAGTGCAAAAGATCTACCAAGTGCACCTATGATCGATAATGGAGCCATGGATTGTATGGAGGTGGAGGTGTGTAGTCCTCTTGTGGCTCGAACTAAAGGCGCGCGACCATCAATCAGAAAAGTGTATGTGGTTGAAAAAGTGGTGAGAAAAAAGTCGTCAAAAGGAGGAAATAAGAAACAGAGCAACGCAAATCCCGAGCAgcgaaggaaaagaaagaag acaTGCCAAAGATCGCTAGTAGATGAACTGGACACAAGTGAAGATCCGTTGCTTTTTTCAACTGATGTGCAGCATGACCAAGTGATTGAAACACAACATAGTGTACTTACACAG GAGCTGTTGGTTACTTGGGCTCTAATTTGTTTGTGA